In a genomic window of Suricata suricatta isolate VVHF042 chromosome 12, meerkat_22Aug2017_6uvM2_HiC, whole genome shotgun sequence:
- the OTOR gene encoding otoraplin has product MARLLLLSLPGLVAICAVHGIFMDRLASKKLCADDECVYTISLARAQEDFNAPDCRFINVKEGQQIYVYSKLVKENGAGEFWAGSVYGDGQEGEMGTVGYFPSSLVEEQHVYQEATEEVPTTDIDFFCE; this is encoded by the exons ATGGCAAGACTATTATTACTTTCTCTCCCAGGTCTTGTGGCCATATGTGCTGTGCACGGAATATTTATGGACAGACTTGCTTCCAAGAAGCTCTGTGCGGATGACGAGTGTGTGT ATACTATTTCTCTGGCCAGAGCTCAAGAAGATTTCAATGCCCCGGACTGTAGGTTCATTAATGTTAAAGAAGGGCAGCAGATTTATGTCTACTCAAAGCTGGTGAAAGAAAACGGAGCTGGAGAATTTTGGGCTGGCAGT GTGTATGGAGATGGCCAGGAGGGTGAGATGGGAACCGTGGGGTATTTCCCCAGCAGCTTGGTGGAGGAGCAACATGTATACCAAGAAGCCACCGAAGAAGTCCCCACTACG gatatTGACTTCTTCTGTGAGTAA
- the SNRPB2 gene encoding U2 small nuclear ribonucleoprotein B'' isoform X1 — protein sequence MDIRPNHTIYINNMNDKIKKEELKRSLYALFSQFGHVVDIVALKTMKMRGQAFVIFKELGSSTNALRQLQGFPFYGKPMRIQYAKTDSDIISKMRGTFADKEKKKEKKKAKTVEQTATAANKKPGQGTPNAANTQGNSTPNPQVPDYPPNYILFLNNLPEETNEMMLSMLFNQFPGFKEVRLVPGRHDIAFVEFENDGQAGAARDALQGFKITPSHAMKITYAKK from the exons ATGGATATAAGACCAAATCATACAATTTATATCAACAACatgaatgacaaaattaaaaaagaag AATTGAAGAGATCCCTATATGCACTGTTTTCTCAGTTTGGCCACGTGGTGGATATCGTAGCTTTAAAGACCATGAAGATGAGGGGCCAAGCCTTTGTTATATTTAAGGAACTGGGCTCATCCACAAATGCCTTGAGACAGTTACAAGGATTTCCATTTTATGGTAAACCGATG CGAATCCAGTATGCAAAAACAGATTCTGATATAATATCTAAAATGCGTGGTACTTTTGccgacaaagaaaagaaaaaggaaaagaagaaagcgAAAACGGTGGAACAGACCGCGACAGCGGCCAACAAGAAGCCTGGCCAG gGAACACCAAATGCAGCAAATACCCAAGGAAATTCAACACCAAATCCTCAG gTCCCTGATTACCCTCCTAACtatattttattccttaataACTTACCAGAAGAGACGAATGAGATGATGTTATCCATGCTGTTCAATCA gTTTCCTGGTTTTAAGGAAGTACGTTTGGTGCCTGGGAGGCATGACATTGCTTTTGTTGAATTTGAGAATGATGGACAGGCTGGAGCCGCCAGGGATGCTTTACAGGGATTTAAGATCACGCCTTCCCATGCCATGAAGATCACCTATGCCAAGAAATAA
- the SNRPB2 gene encoding U2 small nuclear ribonucleoprotein B'' isoform X2: protein MKMRGQAFVIFKELGSSTNALRQLQGFPFYGKPMRIQYAKTDSDIISKMRGTFADKEKKKEKKKAKTVEQTATAANKKPGQGTPNAANTQGNSTPNPQVPDYPPNYILFLNNLPEETNEMMLSMLFNQFPGFKEVRLVPGRHDIAFVEFENDGQAGAARDALQGFKITPSHAMKITYAKK, encoded by the exons ATGAAGATGAGGGGCCAAGCCTTTGTTATATTTAAGGAACTGGGCTCATCCACAAATGCCTTGAGACAGTTACAAGGATTTCCATTTTATGGTAAACCGATG CGAATCCAGTATGCAAAAACAGATTCTGATATAATATCTAAAATGCGTGGTACTTTTGccgacaaagaaaagaaaaaggaaaagaagaaagcgAAAACGGTGGAACAGACCGCGACAGCGGCCAACAAGAAGCCTGGCCAG gGAACACCAAATGCAGCAAATACCCAAGGAAATTCAACACCAAATCCTCAG gTCCCTGATTACCCTCCTAACtatattttattccttaataACTTACCAGAAGAGACGAATGAGATGATGTTATCCATGCTGTTCAATCA gTTTCCTGGTTTTAAGGAAGTACGTTTGGTGCCTGGGAGGCATGACATTGCTTTTGTTGAATTTGAGAATGATGGACAGGCTGGAGCCGCCAGGGATGCTTTACAGGGATTTAAGATCACGCCTTCCCATGCCATGAAGATCACCTATGCCAAGAAATAA